From a single Desulfomonilia bacterium genomic region:
- a CDS encoding pyruvate formate lyase family protein: MRDETISPRNKRLKDMILDAPYEICIERARYYTESYRMTEGLHPAIRAAMAFEHTLKNMSIYILDDEQIVGNRTSKLIAAAIPVERGDINTVLELDLDLLRKRESQPYVISDDEVRELREIILPYWKGKTIRVERRRKMKAAGLIFIPSLRPSTLKALYKSLDFRKMRKIIGLPGRSLSEISDTLVRILPRKIADFKVPFFNPVYAVKGLREVLLNNPAYVMNSFDVQGHLIPGHKNVLREGFSGIRKRAEKRLSDSEFKGDKEGANFLKAVIICCDAMRDFALRYSVEAERLAENANEERRRELLSIAERCRHVPYHPPRDFREALQAFWLTHIAAIISYGMPAILSTGRLDSHFASFYEEDLKKGAITKEQATELMEELLIKLACNLILLPYGGKATGNELGSDNCTPTIGGLNPDGTDGTTEMTYVVLNAAANVKSMGNSFSIRVSEKSPPEYWQRIIDMYRNTSGPALFNDEVVIEALTQTGMRIEDARDYAIVGCVEPTGDGNTFGCTSGNDISLVAALEMALLNGRLRIMGKRIGPATGDPVCFRTFDDFFEAYKKQMSFMISVISRAVNIKDESYRSSLPSPFISCTLTGCIENARDMTSGGAKYTYSSVSGRGLGTAADSLAAIKHFVFDEKVFSMDELVSMLDVNFRGFEKERAMLKNRGPRFGADIDDADFIAAEISSYFCTEVGKQKNIFGTMFRPGFFSYGMHVLDGLFLGATPDGRLSGEPVSNSFSPSNGSETKGPTAVMKSASKMNHTLISNGNALNVKFLPSMITGRERADRMISLFKGYFRLGGMEISPNFISSEMLREAQMRPEMYRDLVVRVSGYSAFFTDLGRPLQDEIISRTEFGGL, translated from the coding sequence ATGCGGGATGAAACGATCAGTCCACGCAACAAGCGATTGAAGGATATGATCCTCGATGCCCCGTACGAGATATGCATCGAAAGGGCTCGGTACTACACAGAATCTTACAGAATGACCGAGGGGCTGCATCCGGCTATCCGGGCGGCAATGGCCTTCGAGCACACCCTCAAGAATATGAGCATATATATCCTCGATGATGAACAGATCGTCGGCAACCGAACATCAAAGCTTATCGCTGCCGCCATACCTGTCGAGAGAGGCGATATCAATACCGTGCTCGAACTCGATCTCGACCTGCTCAGAAAAAGGGAAAGCCAGCCATATGTTATTTCAGATGATGAGGTCAGGGAACTGAGAGAGATCATCCTTCCCTACTGGAAAGGAAAGACTATCAGGGTCGAAAGAAGGCGCAAAATGAAGGCTGCGGGCCTTATTTTCATCCCTTCGCTCAGGCCTTCGACACTGAAAGCTCTATATAAGAGCCTCGATTTCAGAAAGATGAGAAAAATTATCGGGCTCCCCGGAAGGAGTCTATCCGAGATTTCGGATACCCTCGTACGGATTCTGCCCCGGAAGATTGCGGATTTTAAGGTTCCGTTTTTTAATCCCGTATATGCCGTCAAGGGTCTGCGGGAGGTTCTGCTCAACAATCCTGCCTATGTCATGAATTCCTTCGATGTTCAGGGTCACTTGATACCTGGCCATAAAAACGTTCTCAGAGAAGGCTTCTCAGGTATCCGCAAAAGGGCTGAAAAGCGGCTTTCTGATTCCGAATTCAAGGGTGACAAAGAAGGCGCTAATTTTCTTAAGGCCGTAATAATCTGTTGTGATGCAATGAGGGACTTTGCACTGCGCTATTCGGTTGAGGCGGAAAGGCTCGCTGAAAACGCAAATGAAGAAAGGAGAAGAGAGCTGCTCTCTATCGCAGAGAGATGCCGCCATGTCCCTTACCATCCGCCGCGGGACTTCAGGGAAGCATTACAAGCCTTCTGGCTCACTCATATAGCAGCCATAATAAGCTATGGCATGCCCGCCATACTTTCCACAGGCCGCCTTGATTCACATTTCGCATCCTTTTATGAAGAGGACCTTAAAAAAGGAGCTATTACAAAAGAGCAGGCGACAGAACTAATGGAAGAGCTGCTTATAAAACTAGCATGCAATCTGATATTGCTGCCTTACGGCGGCAAAGCTACGGGAAACGAACTGGGCTCCGACAACTGCACGCCGACCATAGGCGGGTTGAATCCTGACGGGACCGACGGTACAACGGAAATGACTTATGTCGTTCTAAATGCAGCCGCCAACGTCAAATCAATGGGCAACAGCTTCTCCATAAGGGTGAGCGAAAAATCACCGCCTGAATACTGGCAGAGAATCATCGACATGTACAGGAACACGTCAGGACCTGCCCTGTTCAATGACGAGGTTGTAATCGAGGCGCTTACCCAAACAGGCATGAGAATTGAGGATGCCAGGGATTACGCAATCGTGGGCTGCGTAGAACCTACAGGCGACGGAAACACGTTCGGCTGCACCTCTGGCAATGACATATCGCTTGTTGCCGCGCTTGAGATGGCCCTCTTAAACGGCAGGCTCAGGATCATGGGCAAAAGGATCGGACCCGCCACAGGCGATCCTGTATGTTTCAGGACTTTCGATGACTTTTTTGAAGCCTATAAAAAACAGATGTCATTCATGATCTCGGTCATATCCAGGGCAGTAAACATCAAGGATGAATCGTACCGCAGTTCTCTTCCCTCGCCTTTCATATCGTGCACGCTGACCGGCTGTATTGAAAATGCCAGAGACATGACGTCAGGCGGCGCAAAATATACCTATTCATCAGTGAGCGGACGCGGCCTCGGCACGGCCGCGGATTCGCTCGCTGCAATAAAGCATTTTGTCTTCGACGAAAAGGTCTTTTCAATGGATGAGCTCGTCTCGATGCTTGACGTCAACTTCAGGGGTTTCGAAAAGGAACGGGCAATGCTTAAAAACAGAGGGCCGAGATTCGGTGCCGACATTGATGACGCCGATTTTATTGCTGCTGAGATAAGCTCATATTTCTGCACTGAAGTGGGAAAACAGAAAAACATCTTCGGCACAATGTTCAGGCCGGGCTTCTTTTCTTACGGTATGCACGTCCTGGACGGTCTTTTCCTGGGTGCTACACCTGACGGGCGGCTTTCAGGCGAACCTGTCAGCAACAGCTTTTCGCCTTCCAACGGCTCTGAAACGAAAGGCCCGACCGCGGTCATGAAATCCGCCTCGAAAATGAACCATACCCTTATTTCAAACGGCAATGCGCTCAACGTCAAATTCCTTCCGTCGATGATCACAGGCAGAGAGCGTGCCGACAGGATGATCTCATTGTTCAAAGGCTATTTCAGACTTGGCGGCATGGAGATCTCCCCCAACTTCATCTCCAGCGAAATGCTGAGAGAAGCACAGATGAGACCTGAGATGTACCGGGACCTTGTCGTGAGAGTTTCGGGCTATTCAGCATTCTTTACCGATCTCGGCAGGCCGCTTCAGGACGAGATAATAAGCCGCACGGAATTCGGCGGGCTTTAG
- a CDS encoding PadR family transcriptional regulator: protein MSLNYAVLGLLQYRDMHGYRIKEHLENNFGHMWSVNFGQIYPILKDLEKKGLIRMAKVSSASNQGPQRKLYSITEKGREEFLKWLKEPADKSMLLRDPFLLKFAFFGFGGPEDALRIIDNQIASYEAQLERRMSNSIRWDNQGPYVKLLSNLGVTFNEMYLEWLKAARKQIEENISDKDYFALGI, encoded by the coding sequence ATGTCGCTGAATTATGCAGTTCTGGGTCTTCTCCAATACCGTGACATGCACGGATACCGCATCAAGGAACATCTTGAAAATAATTTCGGTCATATGTGGTCGGTCAACTTCGGCCAGATTTATCCCATATTGAAAGACCTTGAGAAGAAGGGACTCATCAGGATGGCCAAAGTATCATCTGCAAGCAATCAGGGACCTCAACGCAAACTTTATTCAATAACTGAAAAAGGCCGCGAGGAATTTTTAAAATGGCTCAAGGAGCCCGCTGACAAATCAATGCTTCTGCGTGATCCTTTTCTTCTGAAATTCGCATTTTTCGGGTTCGGCGGGCCTGAAGATGCATTGAGAATAATCGACAATCAGATTGCATCCTATGAAGCTCAACTTGAAAGGCGTATGAGCAATTCCATAAGATGGGATAACCAGGGGCCGTACGTCAAGCTCCTGTCCAACCTCGGTGTCACATTTAATGAAATGTATCTCGAATGGCTGAAAGCGGCCAGAAAGCAGATCGAAGAAAACATATCAGATAAGGATTATTTTGCATTGGGTATTTGA
- a CDS encoding NAD-dependent epimerase/dehydratase family protein, translating to MEFSGITLVTGAAGFMGSHLVEYLAKKGVRVRASARPRKDLSFFENLGVEYVAADLTKPETIPPLFKGGVDRIFHLGAICNFSTPYEKLYPTNVLGVDLITTEAAKAGVKCYVHVGSTSVYGYYKGTPFREDGPRDPQDSYGRSKRDGEDVIWRKIKEGFPAIITRPCTVYGPRCNDGAGKAFSRPTSITAIPGSGRQLLSNIRAEDVAAAVEHLSHMESAIGQAYNIAEDTYPSIGEALTLAAETFGTKPPSLHLPLWLIKAVARIDGAVSAKKGKIPDLEYDAVKYLYYDYVVDNSKLKATGYKLIYPDFRLSMAQMKEWYRNQSGSAR from the coding sequence ATGGAGTTTTCCGGTATCACCCTTGTAACGGGAGCTGCGGGTTTCATGGGCAGCCACCTTGTTGAATACCTCGCTAAAAAGGGCGTCCGGGTCCGTGCCAGCGCAAGACCCAGGAAAGACCTTTCCTTTTTTGAGAATCTGGGCGTTGAATACGTCGCCGCAGACCTTACAAAACCAGAGACAATACCGCCACTGTTCAAGGGAGGTGTGGACCGTATTTTTCACCTTGGCGCCATCTGCAATTTCTCGACACCTTATGAAAAGCTTTATCCGACCAATGTGCTAGGTGTCGATCTTATTACGACGGAAGCGGCCAAGGCCGGCGTAAAATGCTATGTCCATGTCGGTTCCACAAGTGTTTACGGATATTACAAGGGTACCCCTTTCAGGGAAGACGGGCCGAGAGACCCTCAGGACAGTTACGGAAGGAGCAAGCGCGACGGTGAAGACGTAATCTGGCGCAAGATTAAAGAGGGCTTCCCCGCAATCATAACAAGACCCTGCACGGTTTACGGCCCCCGCTGCAATGACGGAGCGGGCAAGGCCTTTTCCAGACCCACATCGATCACGGCAATACCCGGAAGCGGCCGCCAGCTGCTTTCAAATATCAGAGCCGAAGATGTCGCAGCTGCAGTAGAACACCTTTCGCACATGGAAAGCGCCATAGGGCAAGCCTACAATATTGCGGAAGACACCTATCCCTCCATAGGCGAGGCGCTTACGCTCGCTGCTGAAACATTCGGCACGAAGCCCCCAAGCCTGCACCTGCCCCTGTGGCTGATAAAGGCGGTTGCCAGAATCGACGGTGCTGTTTCTGCAAAAAAAGGCAAAATCCCGGACCTTGAATATGATGCGGTCAAATACCTTTATTATGATTATGTCGTGGATAACTCAAAGCTCAAGGCAACGGGCTATAAGCTTATTTATCCGGATTTCAGACTGTCAATGGCTCAGATGAAGGAATGGTACCGGAATCAATCCGGATCCGCCAGATAA
- a CDS encoding SDR family NAD(P)-dependent oxidoreductase produces the protein MGNVVVITGLADGMGRHVAKLLAEKDYTIAGFDMDAKGIESLKKELGDKHYLITLDITDRAGILDFRDEVLKRYGMVDTVLSNVGIGFFGPFEEVSLEKALKCLEINVIGAAAIFQAFIPSMRKRGCGKLIAMSSLVGRIPFPFESIYSASKFAVTGMVLSLKHEVEPFGISVGLIEPAQVSTTFAAKIHFLPPEGSPYRDRVRRFIDRDNELIKTAPTPEFAAKKIVKVVTSDKPKIFNQIDAGSGFLQMLNRFLPVNIRDKILVSYMHIKV, from the coding sequence ATGGGAAATGTTGTTGTAATAACAGGTCTTGCAGACGGAATGGGAAGGCATGTCGCAAAATTGCTTGCAGAAAAGGATTACACAATAGCCGGTTTTGATATGGACGCAAAAGGAATCGAATCTCTCAAGAAAGAACTCGGCGACAAGCACTACCTTATCACGCTCGATATCACCGACAGAGCAGGCATACTTGATTTCAGGGATGAGGTACTCAAAAGATACGGCATGGTCGATACGGTACTCTCAAATGTCGGCATCGGATTTTTCGGCCCGTTCGAAGAGGTAAGCCTTGAAAAGGCGCTTAAATGCCTCGAAATAAATGTGATAGGTGCAGCCGCAATCTTTCAGGCGTTCATTCCCTCGATGAGAAAGCGGGGATGCGGTAAACTTATTGCAATGTCTTCCCTTGTCGGACGCATACCCTTCCCCTTTGAATCCATTTACTCGGCAAGCAAATTTGCAGTGACCGGGATGGTGCTTTCACTGAAGCACGAAGTCGAACCTTTCGGCATTAGTGTAGGTCTTATAGAGCCCGCGCAGGTCTCCACCACGTTTGCCGCAAAGATCCATTTCCTTCCGCCTGAAGGTTCGCCTTACCGCGACCGGGTCAGGAGGTTCATCGATCGCGACAACGAATTGATTAAAACCGCCCCTACTCCTGAATTTGCTGCAAAAAAGATAGTAAAGGTCGTAACATCTGACAAGCCGAAGATATTCAACCAGATAGACGCCGGCAGCGGGTTCCTTCAGATGCTGAACCGTTTCCTGCCGGTAAATATCAGGGATAAGATACTGGTAAGCTACATGCATATAAAAGTTTGA
- a CDS encoding formate C-acetyltransferase/glycerol dehydratase family glycyl radical enzyme gives MRNTNAALKLEETRVQRLRNRIILAPQEVCIERARYLTESMRRNWDRHPLERISLALENILRNISVIIREDEIIVGCRTKKLKGAPLFPENKSRWIEGDLDAFDQRQLQRALITEAEKNEMRESILPFWKGRCVEDVMESVMPEDVMEDMDKYIFTMMLEINYGIGHFTMNHEKVLAKGLKGIIAEAAEKFDSLSLDERKSEKGIFYESMIRSMKAAILFANRYSILAREMSAQETDKERAEELREIARVCSRVPENPAQTFHEAVQSVYFIHLIAQIESGGNSISLGRIDQILYPYYMKDKEAGNITAQRARELLSLLFIKTNEIWNVLEEAFIPGGEGTEGKTTQNVTVGGMGIDGNDATNELSMIGLDAYADIRTVQPNFGVRICRKTPKPFFKKAIDYARDGVLMHFFNDEAIVENLVLAGHTLEDARNYGVVGCLEPSASGKNFGSTFAVQFNGVKCVELALSNGVDNIFGYQSGPETGDPAQFKSFDDVWNAYDTQMNHFINQMVKGMAVLDKSIAENVPSPFASAMVEGPMDKGIDLTKGGAVYNSTGVQLMGFANTADSLYSIKKAIFEDRKYTIGQLSEWLSTDWQDAEPKRSYFLKKIKKYGNDIDEVDEMAIRVANHFCDTLKKYKNYRGGSFWPGIFSVGFHISFGAFSAASPDGRHAGDVLGNGITPTTGNAVSGPTAMMNSVAKLPLKRIFNGANLNIRFQGKKIGTENLLSLVRTYFNRGGMQVQFNMVDSATLRKAQKNPEKYADLFVRVSGYSAEFTGLSEIAQNEIISRTEYDL, from the coding sequence ATGCGAAATACAAACGCGGCATTAAAACTTGAAGAAACGAGGGTCCAGAGGCTGAGAAACAGGATCATACTGGCGCCCCAGGAGGTCTGCATAGAACGGGCAAGGTATCTGACCGAATCCATGCGCAGAAACTGGGACCGCCACCCCCTTGAGCGCATCAGTCTTGCCCTTGAAAACATACTCAGGAATATCAGCGTCATCATAAGGGAAGATGAAATCATAGTGGGGTGCCGGACAAAGAAACTCAAAGGCGCACCTTTATTCCCCGAAAACAAGTCCCGCTGGATTGAAGGCGACCTTGACGCGTTCGACCAGAGACAGTTGCAGCGAGCCCTTATCACCGAAGCCGAAAAGAACGAAATGCGTGAGAGCATCCTTCCCTTCTGGAAGGGCAGATGCGTCGAAGATGTCATGGAAAGTGTCATGCCTGAAGACGTCATGGAAGACATGGACAAATATATCTTCACAATGATGCTCGAGATCAATTACGGGATAGGACACTTTACCATGAACCATGAAAAGGTCCTGGCAAAAGGGCTTAAAGGCATAATTGCAGAGGCCGCGGAAAAGTTTGATTCATTGAGCCTGGATGAAAGGAAATCGGAAAAAGGGATATTCTATGAGTCCATGATACGTTCGATGAAGGCGGCTATCCTTTTTGCCAACCGCTACAGCATACTGGCAAGGGAGATGTCCGCACAAGAGACCGACAAGGAGCGTGCTGAAGAACTACGGGAAATAGCCCGTGTATGCAGCCGGGTTCCGGAAAATCCTGCGCAGACATTCCATGAGGCCGTGCAAAGCGTATATTTCATCCATCTGATCGCGCAGATCGAATCAGGCGGCAACTCAATCTCTCTGGGACGCATCGACCAGATACTGTATCCTTATTACATGAAGGACAAAGAGGCCGGAAATATAACGGCCCAGCGTGCTCGGGAACTCCTGTCTCTGCTATTTATTAAGACCAACGAGATATGGAATGTACTGGAAGAGGCATTCATCCCCGGAGGTGAAGGCACTGAAGGCAAGACTACTCAGAACGTGACCGTGGGCGGTATGGGCATCGACGGAAATGACGCCACGAACGAACTCAGTATGATAGGTCTTGATGCATATGCAGACATCAGGACTGTTCAGCCGAATTTCGGGGTCAGGATATGCAGAAAAACACCGAAGCCGTTTTTCAAAAAAGCCATCGATTATGCCAGGGACGGTGTTCTCATGCATTTCTTCAATGACGAGGCCATTGTCGAGAACCTTGTCCTCGCGGGACATACCCTTGAAGACGCCCGAAATTATGGAGTAGTCGGGTGTCTTGAGCCGAGTGCGTCCGGCAAGAATTTCGGCTCCACCTTCGCTGTGCAGTTCAACGGTGTAAAATGCGTAGAACTAGCCCTTTCCAACGGTGTAGACAATATATTCGGTTATCAATCCGGGCCCGAGACAGGAGACCCGGCACAATTCAAAAGCTTCGACGATGTATGGAATGCATATGACACGCAGATGAACCATTTCATTAATCAGATGGTGAAAGGCATGGCCGTGCTTGACAAATCGATTGCCGAAAACGTGCCCTCTCCTTTTGCATCGGCCATGGTCGAAGGTCCGATGGACAAGGGGATCGACCTCACAAAGGGAGGCGCCGTCTATAACTCGACAGGCGTTCAGCTCATGGGTTTCGCCAATACGGCAGACAGCTTATATTCCATCAAAAAGGCTATATTCGAAGACAGGAAATATACCATCGGGCAGCTCTCGGAATGGCTTTCCACTGACTGGCAGGATGCCGAACCGAAGCGCAGCTATTTCCTGAAAAAGATCAAAAAATACGGCAACGACATCGACGAGGTGGATGAAATGGCGATCAGGGTTGCGAATCATTTCTGCGACACGCTCAAAAAATATAAGAATTACAGGGGCGGCTCCTTCTGGCCCGGGATATTCTCGGTCGGGTTCCATATAAGCTTCGGTGCATTCTCGGCTGCTTCACCTGATGGAAGACATGCAGGCGATGTGCTCGGCAACGGCATTACCCCTACAACCGGAAACGCCGTTTCTGGACCTACCGCCATGATGAATTCAGTGGCGAAACTCCCGCTTAAAAGAATATTCAACGGCGCGAACCTGAACATCCGTTTCCAGGGCAAAAAGATAGGCACCGAAAATCTGCTTTCTCTTGTGAGGACATATTTCAACAGGGGCGGAATGCAGGTCCAGTTCAACATGGTCGATTCCGCAACACTCAGAAAGGCGCAGAAGAACCCGGAAAAATATGCTGACCTGTTTGTCAGGGTAAGCGGCTATTCAGCTGAGTTTACGGGCCTTTCCGAAATCGCCCAGAACGAGATCATAAGCAGGACAGAATACGATCTTTAA
- a CDS encoding CoA-transferase → MSKVMTIKDAVEKNINNGDFLFIGGYVCRPPFSAVHEIIRQHKTDLTIARSNAADDFDMLIGAGCVKRFISTFISLGLYGLARCYRRSIEKGIPNKIELEEYTNLSLPMMFMAGAMGMPFVPVKDMVGTDMMKIRSFMGENKYRMIDSPFDGKPVMLVPALNPDVAIIHVQQADENGNAQMWGIGGDCKWGANAAKKVIVTCERIISRETIGKDPSRTIVPAFKVAAVCEEPFGAHPGYTPGFYDVDFSFGYVYQQATNTVEGFQSFLDEWVFGVKDRNEYIQHYINRFGFAQYKKLQARFDYGYPVSYSY, encoded by the coding sequence ATGAGCAAGGTAATGACCATAAAGGACGCCGTCGAGAAAAATATAAATAACGGCGATTTTCTTTTCATAGGGGGCTACGTATGCAGGCCTCCTTTCTCTGCAGTCCATGAAATAATCCGGCAGCATAAAACAGATTTGACGATTGCCCGAAGCAACGCCGCCGATGACTTTGACATGCTGATAGGCGCCGGCTGCGTCAAGAGGTTCATATCGACGTTCATCTCGTTAGGGCTTTACGGGCTGGCCAGATGCTACAGGCGCTCGATAGAAAAAGGCATCCCGAACAAGATTGAACTCGAGGAATACACGAATCTCTCTCTTCCCATGATGTTCATGGCCGGAGCAATGGGCATGCCGTTCGTTCCTGTGAAGGACATGGTGGGAACCGATATGATGAAGATAAGATCTTTCATGGGCGAAAACAAATACAGGATGATAGATTCGCCTTTTGACGGAAAACCTGTCATGCTTGTCCCTGCGCTTAATCCCGATGTCGCGATAATCCATGTCCAGCAGGCCGATGAAAACGGCAACGCACAGATGTGGGGCATAGGCGGCGATTGCAAATGGGGGGCGAATGCGGCAAAAAAGGTCATAGTAACCTGTGAGAGGATTATCAGCCGTGAAACCATCGGCAAAGACCCGTCAAGGACAATAGTCCCCGCATTCAAGGTAGCAGCGGTCTGTGAGGAGCCGTTCGGCGCACACCCCGGTTATACGCCGGGATTCTATGACGTGGACTTCTCATTCGGCTATGTCTATCAGCAGGCAACAAACACCGTCGAAGGTTTTCAGTCATTCCTTGACGAATGGGTTTTTGGTGTCAAGGACAGAAACGAGTATATCCAGCATTATATCAACAGGTTCGGTTTCGCCCAGTATAAAAAGCTTCAGGCCAGATTCGATTACGGTTATCCCGTAAGTTATTCGTATTAG
- a CDS encoding CoA-transferase: MSEHPNDYIKPELMACCGARHIRDNDVVIVGTGFPTMAANIAKHTHAPNATMMQESGVFDARPARPALSVGDPCLNPGAAMVGGLIEVMGMFLQGGWVDCGFLSGAQVDKFGNINTTVIGDYNKPKSRLPGSGGANPIGALAKRVLIIALHDKRSLAERVDFITTPGYLDGPGAREKWGLPPDTGPEVIVTNKAVMHFDKDTKEAYLTSWHPDTNIDEVVSLTPWKLKVSDDAHETEPPTAEELRVLREVLDPFRMIKIYEKRGYI, from the coding sequence ATGAGTGAACATCCGAATGATTATATAAAGCCTGAACTCATGGCATGCTGTGGAGCACGTCATATCAGGGACAATGATGTGGTTATAGTCGGCACCGGATTTCCGACGATGGCCGCCAATATTGCAAAACACACGCATGCGCCCAATGCAACCATGATGCAGGAATCAGGTGTTTTTGATGCACGCCCGGCAAGGCCAGCGCTTTCAGTCGGCGACCCGTGTCTCAATCCCGGGGCTGCAATGGTTGGGGGGCTTATCGAAGTGATGGGCATGTTCCTCCAGGGCGGATGGGTTGACTGCGGATTTCTTTCAGGGGCACAGGTGGACAAGTTCGGCAACATCAATACCACGGTAATCGGCGACTATAATAAACCCAAAAGCAGGCTTCCCGGTTCAGGAGGAGCCAATCCGATAGGAGCGCTTGCGAAAAGGGTCCTTATCATTGCACTTCATGATAAAAGAAGCCTTGCCGAACGCGTTGATTTCATAACGACACCAGGCTATCTGGATGGTCCCGGGGCACGCGAGAAATGGGGGCTGCCTCCTGACACAGGTCCCGAGGTCATAGTCACGAACAAGGCCGTGATGCATTTCGATAAAGACACAAAAGAGGCGTACCTTACGAGCTGGCATCCGGACACAAACATCGACGAGGTTGTAAGCCTCACTCCATGGAAGCTCAAGGTGTCGGATGACGCACACGAAACCGAGCCGCCCACGGCTGAAGAGCTGAGGGTTCTTAGGGAGGTCCTCGATCCGTTTCGAATGATCAAGATATATGAAAAACGAGGCTACATCTGA
- a CDS encoding MmgE/PrpD family protein, with product MNETRILADFCYELKLKDVPEEIVHKAKLCLLDYVANIYGSLELDAVKSVVTYMRSLGCDGPASALGCGFKTSIPGAAFINGTTAEAIEAQDGLRFGGNHPVCAVMPAAFALGETNNSSGTQLLEAIIVGYEAADRAAASMHPYHTLSGFLPTGTCGTFGAAAAAAKLLKLDQAGMLNALGNAGYLLPISMAEQLMGGYTIKIVQGGQAASAGITAAGLAAQGITGCPEVLEGSSLKGGFTQITSKVDPKPERITERLGEHFTIEDLYFKPFTACRHTHGAAQATLGLLRDNRFSADEVERVDVSTYGMAEVAVGKGMPENGTIVSAQFSIPYVVAACLIDNELGPLQLTEKRITGSDVLALSKKVFVKADDELNKIYPDKTSSRVEITLKSGEKLSKQVDIPKGDPRDPMDQNDLVEKIRRFAGNRFESRIDKVSSMIMDIENLKDIKALAEAI from the coding sequence ATGAATGAGACAAGGATTCTTGCTGATTTCTGTTATGAGCTCAAACTTAAGGATGTCCCTGAAGAAATCGTGCATAAGGCCAAGTTATGCCTTCTGGATTATGTCGCAAACATCTACGGCTCTCTTGAACTCGATGCCGTCAAATCGGTGGTAACGTATATGCGTTCGCTGGGATGCGACGGCCCTGCTTCAGCGCTCGGATGCGGGTTTAAAACATCCATACCCGGCGCCGCTTTCATCAACGGAACGACTGCGGAGGCCATAGAGGCGCAGGACGGCCTGAGGTTCGGGGGTAACCACCCCGTATGCGCGGTCATGCCAGCTGCATTCGCTCTCGGAGAGACGAACAATTCATCAGGCACCCAACTTCTGGAAGCAATCATCGTGGGTTACGAGGCGGCCGACCGTGCAGCAGCGTCCATGCACCCGTATCATACACTTTCGGGATTCCTACCCACGGGCACCTGCGGGACGTTCGGCGCGGCCGCTGCTGCGGCTAAGCTTTTGAAGCTCGATCAGGCAGGTATGCTAAATGCATTGGGCAATGCCGGTTACCTTCTTCCCATTTCCATGGCCGAACAGCTCATGGGGGGATATACGATAAAGATTGTACAGGGAGGACAGGCGGCCAGCGCAGGCATCACGGCGGCAGGACTAGCAGCACAAGGTATCACAGGATGCCCCGAGGTACTTGAAGGGTCGTCATTGAAAGGCGGTTTCACTCAGATAACATCCAAGGTCGACCCGAAACCGGAACGCATAACCGAAAGGCTCGGCGAACATTTCACCATTGAAGATCTTTACTTCAAACCGTTTACCGCCTGCCGCCATACGCACGGTGCCGCACAGGCTACACTCGGACTTTTGAGGGACAACAGGTTCTCCGCCGACGAAGTCGAAAGAGTTGACGTCTCCACATACGGCATGGCTGAAGTGGCGGTCGGCAAGGGCATGCCTGAAAACGGCACGATTGTGTCCGCCCAGTTCTCCATTCCCTATGTCGTTGCAGCCTGCCTGATCGACAATGAACTCGGTCCGCTGCAGCTCACGGAAAAGCGCATCACCGGTTCAGACGTGCTTGCACTGTCAAAAAAGGTATTTGTCAAGGCCGATGACGAGCTTAATAAAATCTATCCGGACAAGACCTCCAGCAGGGTAGAGATAACCCTTAAAAGCGGAGAAAAGTTATCGAAGCAGGTCGATATTCCCAAAGGGGATCCCAGAGACCCCATGGATCAAAACGACCTTGTTGAAAAGATCAGGAGGTTTGCAGGCAATCGATTCGAATCGAGGATAGACAAGGTCTCATCCATGATAATGGATATTGAGAATCTGAAAGACATAAAGGCCCTTGCAGAGGCCATATAA